The Saprospiraceae bacterium genome includes a window with the following:
- a CDS encoding group II intron reverse transcriptase/maturase, with the protein MVRYYEVTFTESSHGFRPGRGTESALKLAQSHVKTGKTRVVDIDLEKFFDEVNHSRLMWHLSLRMGDKRLLDLIRKILRSGILLGGVSHQRIKGTPQGSPLSPLLSNIVLDELDQELARRGLSYVRYADDVLIFVRSKQSAERVYVSISEYITKKMRLKVNVEKSGVRKVHEVAFLGHSLGGGGRLYLSKPSELRLKSKLKDLTSRRRGISLDQLIKEVNSLLRGWLQYFKRSEMKSKIERINSWLKRRIRCFRIKQCKRKIGIVRFLRSQGVSEKLSWLTALSGKGWWRLSNTPGTNIGMNNEWFTKIGYYDLVSNYNHLHKST; encoded by the coding sequence ATGGTAAGGTATTATGAAGTTACATTTACGGAAAGCAGCCATGGATTTAGGCCAGGCCGTGGAACAGAGAGCGCACTAAAGTTAGCCCAGTCACACGTTAAAACAGGGAAGACACGAGTAGTCGACATCGACTTAGAGAAATTCTTTGATGAAGTGAATCATAGCCGATTGATGTGGCATCTGAGTTTACGGATGGGTGACAAACGATTACTAGACCTAATCAGAAAGATACTACGTAGTGGCATACTGTTAGGTGGCGTATCGCATCAACGGATAAAGGGGACACCACAAGGAAGCCCACTGAGTCCGTTGTTATCCAACATCGTATTAGATGAACTGGACCAAGAACTGGCTAGGCGTGGACTGAGTTATGTAAGATACGCAGATGACGTTTTGATCTTTGTAAGAAGTAAACAAAGTGCCGAACGGGTATATGTTAGCATTAGCGAATACATAACTAAGAAAATGCGTCTGAAAGTAAATGTAGAAAAGAGCGGAGTACGGAAAGTACATGAAGTAGCGTTTTTAGGTCATAGTCTAGGTGGTGGTGGTCGCCTTTATCTAAGTAAGCCGAGCGAATTACGACTTAAGTCGAAGCTAAAAGATCTGACATCACGTCGACGTGGGATCAGTCTGGATCAGTTGATAAAGGAAGTAAATAGCTTATTGCGTGGTTGGTTACAATACTTCAAGAGATCAGAAATGAAATCGAAGATAGAAAGAATCAACAGCTGGCTGAAAAGACGAATAAGATGCTTTAGGATAAAACAATGCAAACGCAAGATTGGTATTGTCAGATTCCTAAGGAGCCAAGGCGTAAGTGAGAAATTGAGCTGGCTGACAGCCCTAAGTGGCAAAGGCTGGTGGCGTCTATCAAACACTCCAGGCACCAATATCGGGATGAATAACGAGTGGTTTACAAAGATTGGATACTACGATTTAGTCTCCAACTACAACCATCTGCACAAATCCACCTAA
- a CDS encoding Hsp20/alpha crystallin family protein — translation MNIVKVNPFLQGKSFTNLLDDVFNRSISDLVGSDFAVTTPSVNVSEDNDNVILEVAAPGLDKKDFNVAVEKDQLIISASKEAQTEDKEEGKWTRKEFNYQSFKRSFHLSDKIETEKIEAEYHNGILKLVLPKRKRQNLKLLPL, via the coding sequence ATGAATATCGTAAAAGTAAATCCATTCTTGCAGGGCAAATCGTTCACAAATTTGTTGGACGATGTATTTAATCGCAGTATTTCAGATCTTGTAGGTTCTGATTTTGCAGTCACTACCCCTTCTGTCAACGTTTCTGAAGACAATGACAATGTGATACTGGAAGTAGCAGCACCAGGTCTTGATAAAAAAGACTTTAATGTTGCTGTAGAGAAAGATCAATTGATCATTTCAGCTTCAAAAGAAGCTCAGACCGAAGATAAAGAAGAAGGCAAATGGACAAGAAAAGAGTTCAATTATCAATCTTTCAAAAGATCATTTCACCTTTCTGACAAAATCGAAACTGAAAAAATTGAAGCGGAGTATCATAATGGCATCCTTAAGCTTGTACTTCCAAAAAGGAAGAGGCAAAACCTAAAGCTCCTGCCACTATAG
- a CDS encoding Hsp20/alpha crystallin family protein, which translates to MTNIVFKPLCNHPSNDFNRVLGGLFNSPLHNLMDEKRNVTSPVYANVIETVKEYSISLAVPGYEKSEIEISLDKSKLTIKGKKETSGEVKFSTREFDFSNFERTFYLPENVQTEKIEAKSENGILYIHIPKAEVKPAINITVK; encoded by the coding sequence ATGACAAATATAGTATTCAAACCTTTATGTAATCATCCTTCTAATGACTTCAACAGAGTTTTGGGAGGTTTATTCAACTCGCCATTGCACAACTTAATGGATGAAAAGAGGAACGTGACATCTCCTGTGTATGCAAATGTGATAGAGACTGTGAAAGAATACAGTATATCTCTTGCTGTACCCGGATATGAAAAATCTGAAATAGAAATTTCTCTGGACAAGTCAAAACTTACCATAAAAGGTAAAAAAGAGACAAGTGGTGAAGTTAAATTTTCCACCAGAGAATTTGATTTTTCAAATTTTGAAAGAACTTTTTATCTTCCTGAAAACGTACAGACTGAAAAAATTGAAGCAAAGTCAGAAAACGGAATCCTGTATATCCACATACCAAAAGCTGAAGTAAAACCAGCCATCAATATCACAGTAAAATAA
- the gcvT gene encoding glycine cleavage system aminomethyltransferase GcvT produces MKNTPITHIHESLGAKMADFAGYNMPIQYTSITDEHHSVRNNVGIFDVSHMGEFIVKGKQALDLVQKVTSNDASKLGIGEAQYSCLPNLTGGIVDDLLVYRLGEDMCNEGEQAFMLVVNASNIEKDWNWISGFNQFDTRLIDISEKTGLLAVQGPKAIATLQKLTDINLSAIKYYDFTKGKIAGIDNVLISATGYTGSGGFELYVANEYTEVLWNAVIEAGSEFDIKPCGLGARDTLRLEMGYCLYGNDIDDTTSPLEAGLGWITKLKKIHPFNGADLMLSLKERGLSKKLVGFTMEERRVPRHGYLIFDSNENEIGVVTSGTQAPSLDIPIGMGYVPTAFSTLGTKIFVQAGKKLLEAQVCALPFLKI; encoded by the coding sequence ATGAAAAACACACCAATCACGCATATCCATGAATCTCTCGGAGCGAAAATGGCCGATTTTGCCGGATACAATATGCCTATACAATACACATCCATCACTGACGAACACCACAGCGTAAGAAATAATGTTGGGATATTTGATGTGTCACACATGGGTGAATTTATCGTAAAAGGAAAACAGGCTCTGGATCTTGTACAAAAAGTGACGAGTAATGACGCATCCAAACTTGGAATCGGTGAGGCGCAGTATAGTTGTCTGCCCAATCTCACCGGCGGTATAGTTGATGACCTGCTGGTGTACAGACTCGGAGAAGATATGTGTAATGAAGGGGAGCAGGCATTTATGCTGGTAGTCAATGCTTCCAATATTGAAAAAGACTGGAACTGGATCTCAGGATTCAATCAATTTGATACCAGACTCATAGACATTTCTGAAAAAACCGGTCTACTGGCTGTCCAAGGTCCAAAAGCCATTGCAACATTACAAAAGCTTACTGACATTAACCTATCCGCAATAAAATACTACGATTTTACCAAAGGAAAGATAGCCGGTATCGACAATGTGTTGATTTCAGCCACAGGATACACCGGCAGTGGCGGTTTTGAACTATATGTAGCCAATGAATATACTGAAGTACTTTGGAATGCGGTGATAGAAGCTGGAAGTGAATTTGACATCAAGCCATGTGGTCTTGGAGCAAGGGATACACTGCGGCTTGAGATGGGATATTGTCTTTATGGCAATGATATAGATGATACCACATCTCCGCTGGAAGCAGGTCTGGGTTGGATCACAAAACTGAAAAAAATTCACCCTTTTAATGGAGCGGACCTTATGCTATCATTAAAAGAAAGAGGTCTTTCGAAAAAACTGGTTGGCTTTACCATGGAAGAACGTCGTGTGCCCCGTCATGGCTACCTGATATTTGACAGCAATGAAAATGAAATCGGCGTAGTCACATCCGGCACACAAGCTCCATCTCTGGATATTCCGATCGGAATGGGCTACGTTCCCACTGCTTTCAGTACACTGGGGACAAAAATATTTGTTCAGGCCGGCAAAAAATTGCTGGAAGCTCAGGTTTGTGCCCTGCCGTTTTTGAAAATATAG
- a CDS encoding 2-oxo acid dehydrogenase subunit E2 produces MARIELIMPKMGESITDATILKWRKKAGDPVKMDEVILEIATDKVDSEVASPSDGKITEILYNEDAVVDVGKVIAIIETDVNAIVSPSPATEPVSIDSDTQVTPDDNLMAENVIIPPSVEDVKVQEQNIPNQEQIPIIGEADHDSAQRFYSPLVRSIAKEEKIPVEELDKISGTGANGRLTKYDIISYLQNRDTNASSSVTFTQPAHQNQGESKKPVTTSGNVDIVEMDRMRKLIADHMVMSKQTSPHVTSFVEADVTNLVQWREKNKGKFKDKYGENLTFTPLFIDAVVRALKDFPMVNISLDGNRILVKKDINIGMAAALPSGNLIVPVVKNADLLSLAGLAKTVNDLAIRARENKLKPEEIKDGTFTITNVGTFGNLMGTPIINQPQVAILATGAICKKPAVLETEFGDVIAIRHLMFLSLSYDHRIVDGALGGAFLKRISDYLEKFDQNTAI; encoded by the coding sequence ATGGCCAGAATAGAGTTGATAATGCCCAAAATGGGAGAAAGTATAACTGATGCCACTATATTAAAATGGCGTAAAAAGGCCGGCGATCCGGTCAAAATGGACGAAGTCATACTTGAGATTGCCACTGACAAGGTTGATTCAGAAGTTGCCTCTCCGTCAGATGGAAAAATTACTGAAATTCTGTATAACGAAGACGCTGTTGTCGATGTAGGAAAAGTGATTGCCATCATTGAGACTGATGTAAATGCTATCGTCAGTCCAAGTCCTGCTACTGAGCCCGTTTCTATTGATTCTGATACACAAGTGACTCCTGATGACAATCTTATGGCTGAGAATGTGATCATACCACCATCAGTTGAAGATGTTAAAGTACAAGAACAAAATATCCCAAATCAGGAACAAATACCAATAATTGGTGAGGCAGACCACGATTCTGCGCAAAGATTCTACTCGCCACTTGTCAGGAGTATTGCCAAAGAGGAGAAAATTCCGGTTGAAGAACTGGATAAAATTTCAGGTACAGGAGCAAACGGAAGATTGACAAAGTATGATATCATCTCCTATCTGCAAAATAGAGATACTAATGCTTCATCATCAGTTACTTTTACTCAGCCCGCACATCAAAACCAAGGAGAAAGTAAAAAGCCCGTCACTACTTCAGGAAATGTCGATATTGTAGAAATGGACCGAATGAGAAAGCTTATTGCTGATCACATGGTCATGTCCAAACAAACATCTCCGCATGTCACTTCCTTTGTTGAAGCGGATGTGACCAATCTGGTTCAGTGGAGAGAAAAAAATAAAGGTAAGTTTAAGGATAAATATGGAGAAAACCTGACTTTCACACCTTTGTTTATCGATGCTGTGGTCAGGGCACTCAAGGATTTTCCTATGGTCAATATTTCACTTGATGGCAACAGGATTCTTGTAAAAAAAGACATTAATATCGGCATGGCTGCAGCATTGCCCAGTGGCAATCTTATAGTTCCGGTAGTCAAAAATGCGGATTTGCTTAGTCTGGCCGGACTTGCAAAAACAGTCAATGATCTTGCCATCAGGGCGAGAGAAAACAAGTTGAAACCTGAAGAAATCAAAGATGGTACTTTTACAATAACCAATGTAGGCACCTTTGGCAACCTTATGGGTACACCTATCATCAACCAACCACAAGTTGCAATATTAGCGACAGGGGCCATCTGTAAAAAACCTGCTGTTCTCGAAACAGAATTTGGGGATGTAATTGCGATAAGACATCTTATGTTTTTATCACTATCTTATGATCACAGGATAGTAGATGGTGCCCTGGGTGGGGCTTTCTTAAAAAGAATCTCAGATTATCTTGAAAAATTTGATCAGAATACAGCAATATGA
- a CDS encoding PD40 domain-containing protein: protein MFTLVFQLGFAQSDHKKQALLYFEAKRYYDAIKEFDAYKKTEKDPQLVIKRGLCHLNTNNPDGCIKDMVAAEKLNSIDNKRYKYIAMCYVAKYEYAEAAKFFKSYLNTLNISSPEWNEIILQIKKCGFAANYKYRQQNAYVENLGSDVNTRFDEFGPVQSPTRPERYYFSSAREGTSGGLRNADGLYDVLRGHYSSDMYMVDLINGNWSSVLTFGALKNSPQHDILQDFSQDGSVLFYTKCNAASKCVLFTDTFNVENIPSQLSPEDNGFPFDASKGDKDLFIFNDSLILFSSIKEEGEGGYDIYYTLKKDNIWQTPVNFRYPINTSANEIAPFLIKNGSVLYFSSDKTETYGGYDIFSATFTPDGKLDQVSNSGYPINSPGNDIDVEVSHDGMFALFASDRAEGYGGKDLYTAYFKEQITGMLETVENPAFISVFENNLSSTDVNAPIEIAQKAAIPQRDFVCKSIYFAQDEDVLSTFNQNSLKALADLMLIYPELKVQLFSHFTSEGKKDFDLYFSIKRAEKAAEFLAKSGINERRIHMFGCGANYPVAAPFVNNIPSTLADRTNRRIDFNILHTEDTNLKIMYDFPAVAGQYRDSLWDNFITNNQVVTFRVHFANVVQMLKNEVLSLSNDIIVEKGLVDKSYTYSMGNYTSYDDALKMQNFLRTKGFEKARIMPYFKGTLVSRLDLIKLSAQYPDIEKFLSSGE from the coding sequence ATGTTTACCCTGGTTTTTCAACTTGGTTTTGCTCAGTCTGACCACAAAAAGCAGGCTTTGTTATACTTTGAAGCAAAAAGGTATTATGATGCAATTAAGGAGTTTGATGCTTACAAGAAAACAGAAAAAGACCCTCAGCTTGTTATAAAAAGAGGATTGTGCCATCTTAACACCAATAATCCGGATGGCTGTATAAAAGATATGGTGGCGGCTGAAAAACTAAATTCTATTGACAATAAAAGATACAAATACATTGCCATGTGCTATGTGGCCAAATATGAATATGCAGAAGCAGCAAAGTTTTTTAAATCTTACCTCAACACCCTTAATATTTCATCGCCCGAATGGAATGAAATCATTCTGCAAATTAAAAAATGCGGATTTGCTGCCAATTATAAATACAGACAGCAAAATGCTTATGTCGAAAATTTAGGTTCAGATGTCAATACCCGATTTGATGAATTTGGTCCGGTACAGAGTCCAACACGACCGGAAAGATATTATTTTTCATCAGCCCGGGAAGGTACTTCGGGAGGACTAAGAAATGCTGATGGACTATATGATGTTTTGCGTGGACACTATTCATCTGATATGTACATGGTAGATTTGATAAATGGTAACTGGTCTTCAGTCCTGACTTTTGGTGCATTGAAGAACTCACCTCAACATGATATTTTACAGGATTTCAGTCAGGATGGTTCAGTATTATTTTATACAAAATGTAACGCTGCATCTAAGTGTGTCTTGTTTACAGATACTTTCAATGTAGAGAATATTCCATCGCAATTATCACCAGAAGATAATGGATTTCCATTTGACGCTTCAAAAGGTGATAAAGACTTGTTTATATTTAATGACAGTCTTATACTTTTTTCATCGATCAAAGAAGAAGGTGAAGGTGGCTATGATATTTACTATACTTTAAAAAAAGATAACATCTGGCAAACACCAGTCAATTTCAGATATCCGATAAATACTTCTGCCAATGAAATCGCTCCCTTTTTAATAAAAAATGGATCTGTACTGTACTTTTCTTCAGATAAAACTGAAACTTATGGTGGATATGATATTTTCTCAGCCACCTTTACCCCTGATGGAAAACTGGATCAGGTTTCTAACTCCGGATATCCGATCAATAGTCCAGGAAACGATATTGATGTAGAAGTATCTCACGACGGCATGTTTGCACTTTTCGCGTCAGACAGAGCAGAAGGGTATGGAGGTAAGGACCTTTATACGGCATATTTCAAAGAGCAGATCACCGGCATGCTGGAAACTGTGGAAAACCCTGCATTTATATCAGTTTTTGAAAATAATCTTTCATCCACTGATGTAAACGCACCTATCGAGATTGCACAAAAAGCAGCTATACCACAGAGGGATTTTGTTTGTAAATCCATATATTTTGCCCAGGATGAAGATGTTTTAAGCACTTTTAATCAAAATAGTTTAAAGGCTCTGGCTGATCTGATGCTGATTTATCCTGAATTAAAAGTACAACTTTTCAGCCATTTTACATCAGAAGGAAAAAAAGACTTTGATCTCTATTTTTCAATAAAACGAGCTGAAAAAGCAGCAGAATTTCTTGCAAAATCAGGAATAAATGAGCGACGTATTCACATGTTTGGATGCGGGGCTAACTATCCTGTTGCTGCACCGTTTGTCAATAATATTCCTTCTACTCTTGCTGATCGTACCAACCGAAGGATTGATTTTAATATTTTGCATACAGAAGATACAAATCTGAAAATCATGTATGACTTTCCTGCTGTTGCCGGCCAATACAGGGATAGTTTATGGGATAATTTTATCACCAACAATCAGGTTGTAACTTTCAGAGTACACTTTGCCAATGTGGTTCAGATGCTAAAAAATGAAGTCTTGAGTTTAAGTAATGATATCATTGTGGAAAAAGGCCTTGTGGACAAATCTTATACATATAGTATGGGGAATTACACATCTTATGATGATGCTTTAAAAATGCAAAATTTCCTTAGAACCAAAGGTTTTGAAAAGGCCCGGATTATGCCATACTTCAAGGGCACCTTGGTAAGCAGACTAGACCTCATAAAACTTAGTGCCCAATATCCTGACATTGAAAAGTTTCTTTCTTCAGGTGAGTAA
- a CDS encoding YraN family protein, whose protein sequence is MEVEIQEIKQLLKELVLSQKETDIKFKETDNKFKETDKRIIAAFDLFEGQRGKLMESLVEGDLIKLLQTKGINVHDTSMRRKGNYEGNNYEFDIIAHNGTEIVIVEVKTTLKTQDVKAFVQKLKQARVWLDEYKNYTVYGAIAFLRADSGSELFAQSEKLFVIKATGNSAMIINADDFVPQKF, encoded by the coding sequence ATGGAAGTCGAAATACAGGAAATAAAACAATTGCTAAAAGAATTGGTACTTTCTCAAAAGGAAACAGATATTAAGTTTAAAGAAACGGATAATAAATTTAAAGAAACGGACAAAAGAATAATAGCCGCTTTTGACCTATTCGAAGGACAAAGGGGAAAACTTATGGAAAGTCTTGTGGAAGGTGATCTAATAAAATTACTCCAAACAAAAGGTATCAATGTTCATGATACTTCTATGCGCAGAAAAGGTAACTATGAAGGAAATAATTATGAGTTTGACATCATAGCCCACAACGGTACCGAAATAGTCATCGTAGAAGTAAAAACTACATTAAAAACACAAGATGTAAAAGCTTTTGTACAAAAACTCAAACAAGCCAGAGTTTGGCTGGATGAGTACAAAAACTATACGGTGTATGGCGCAATTGCTTTTCTGAGAGCTGATAGTGGAAGTGAACTGTTTGCTCAAAGTGAAAAACTATTTGTAATCAAAGCAACAGGTAATTCCGCAATGATTATTAACGCAGATGATTTTGTGCCCCAGAAATTCTGA
- a CDS encoding glycoside hydrolase family 95 protein, with translation MCYKLLIFSIYYFVFNIGNALQAQQDNILLYRQPAKTWLEALPLGNGKIGAMVYGNPDIEHLQLNEETLWAGCPEDPIPNNAREHYANFRQLNLEGKFEEALDYAMKHLAISPTSIRSYQPLGNLFISFDKHNKVENYKRELNLHTGVTTIIYTINGKRFVRESFISAQYNTLFYKFKSLDKEKTTCEIWFEREKDIKQNKIIKNNLLVIDGQIFDDPNGYDDNPDGSGKGGYHMKFASNIYVRNSTGKLQKNGQKLIITDTDEFVIMVTAATNYNVDIMNFDENIMPLGICNKTIRNVSNKNYTSIKAQHISRHSSVMNRVRFNITNGDVDTIPTDRRFLYLKNHNEDAFLTQLFFQFGRYLLLTSSEENSKLPANLQGIWNDKMWAAWESDFHLNINLQMNYWLAENCNLSETLKPLSKFMQNLSKKGKKTASAFLDTEGWFAGHVSNAFGRTTPSGSTKRSQVDNGYCFPLSGAWMSLTLWRHYEYTLDTLYLKNTAYPILSGAAKFALDILSENEKGELVTSPSYSPENTYIHPTTGKHLRNTLAAALDIQIIKDLFDACLKSESILQQKTQLSERISQAIQKLPKTKIGKDGTIQEWYEDYEEAEIGHRHVSHLFALYPSNQINKNTPELFQAAKKTIEKRLSAGGGQTGWSRAWMIGFFARLHLGDESHSHISALLKELVAPNLFNLHPPGIFQIDGNLAATAGIAEMLFQSAEPGVINILPALPSKWKDGYITGLKAKGGITLDIYWSDNLLDKVHIKSQIDQNVDLIYNGSKVKLKLDKNTLNTFKP, from the coding sequence GTGTGTTATAAATTGCTGATATTTAGTATTTATTATTTTGTTTTTAACATAGGTAATGCACTTCAGGCACAACAGGACAATATCTTATTGTATCGTCAACCAGCCAAGACCTGGCTGGAAGCACTTCCCTTAGGAAATGGTAAAATTGGGGCAATGGTATATGGCAATCCTGATATCGAGCACCTTCAGCTCAATGAAGAAACCCTTTGGGCAGGATGTCCTGAAGATCCAATCCCAAACAATGCAAGGGAACATTACGCTAATTTTCGACAACTCAATTTAGAAGGTAAATTTGAAGAAGCACTGGATTACGCAATGAAACATCTGGCTATATCTCCAACTTCAATCAGATCATACCAACCTCTTGGTAATTTATTTATATCTTTTGACAAACACAATAAGGTAGAAAACTACAAACGAGAGTTAAATCTTCACACCGGTGTTACCACCATAATATATACTATCAATGGTAAAAGGTTTGTGAGAGAATCTTTTATCTCAGCCCAATACAATACCTTATTTTACAAATTTAAAAGCTTGGATAAAGAAAAGACGACTTGCGAAATCTGGTTTGAAAGAGAGAAAGATATAAAACAGAATAAGATTATTAAAAACAATTTGCTTGTAATAGATGGACAAATTTTTGATGACCCCAATGGATATGATGACAATCCTGACGGATCAGGCAAAGGTGGATATCATATGAAGTTTGCTTCAAATATTTATGTCAGGAATAGTACAGGCAAACTGCAAAAAAATGGTCAAAAGTTGATTATAACAGATACGGATGAATTTGTAATTATGGTCACTGCAGCCACAAACTATAATGTGGATATAATGAACTTTGATGAAAATATAATGCCACTGGGCATTTGTAATAAAACTATCAGAAATGTCTCAAATAAGAATTATACATCTATAAAAGCCCAACATATCTCTCGGCATTCTTCAGTTATGAATCGAGTTAGGTTTAATATTACTAATGGTGATGTAGATACAATTCCCACAGACAGACGATTTTTGTATCTTAAAAATCATAATGAAGATGCATTCCTTACTCAGTTGTTTTTCCAATTTGGAAGATATTTGTTGTTGACAAGTTCAGAAGAAAATTCAAAACTTCCTGCAAACCTACAAGGCATCTGGAACGATAAGATGTGGGCGGCGTGGGAGTCAGACTTTCATTTAAACATCAACTTACAAATGAATTATTGGCTAGCTGAAAACTGTAATCTTTCAGAAACACTCAAGCCTTTGTCCAAATTCATGCAAAACTTATCAAAAAAAGGCAAAAAGACAGCGTCTGCATTTTTGGATACAGAGGGATGGTTTGCCGGTCATGTTTCTAATGCATTTGGTCGCACTACTCCAAGTGGATCTACCAAGAGATCACAAGTAGATAATGGGTATTGTTTTCCATTGTCAGGAGCTTGGATGTCATTGACTCTGTGGCGTCATTATGAATATACACTTGACACCCTCTATCTTAAAAACACCGCATATCCAATACTGAGCGGTGCAGCTAAATTTGCTCTGGATATATTATCAGAAAATGAAAAAGGTGAATTAGTGACATCACCTTCCTATTCACCTGAAAATACATATATCCATCCTACGACTGGAAAACATTTGAGAAATACCTTAGCTGCAGCTTTGGACATACAAATCATTAAAGATCTCTTTGATGCCTGCCTTAAATCAGAAAGTATCTTACAACAAAAGACACAGCTGAGCGAACGAATTTCTCAGGCTATTCAAAAATTGCCAAAAACAAAAATTGGGAAGGATGGGACTATTCAAGAATGGTATGAAGATTACGAAGAAGCAGAAATAGGACATAGACATGTGTCACATCTATTTGCATTGTACCCATCTAATCAAATAAATAAAAACACTCCTGAGTTATTTCAAGCTGCTAAAAAAACTATAGAAAAACGATTGTCTGCCGGAGGAGGCCAAACAGGCTGGAGTCGTGCTTGGATGATTGGCTTTTTTGCACGATTGCATCTCGGTGACGAAAGTCACTCACATATCTCTGCGTTGTTAAAAGAGCTTGTTGCTCCAAATTTATTTAATTTACATCCTCCCGGCATTTTTCAGATTGACGGAAATTTAGCTGCCACTGCAGGTATTGCAGAGATGTTGTTTCAATCTGCTGAACCAGGTGTCATAAATATCTTACCGGCATTACCATCAAAATGGAAAGATGGCTATATCACTGGATTGAAGGCAAAAGGAGGTATTACATTAGACATTTACTGGAGTGATAATTTATTAGACAAAGTGCATATCAAATCACAAATTGACCAGAATGTTGATTTGATTTATAATGGCTCAAAAGTAAAACTCAAATTAGATAAAAATACATTGAATACTTTTAAGCCTTAA